The proteins below come from a single Paludibacter jiangxiensis genomic window:
- a CDS encoding DUF1282 domain-containing protein, producing the protein MYKEIIKKIILLLAKPEVAWPQFMREGFTNKQILKQFCYPLMGVASVLKIIQEAIFHRHPAYPIHVLIVHGLVYFGSLLASFYLLQYILKILMQKRYNITPTKEQSSIVIGYGLVIVFLLFVATAVMPSFFFLWIFYLYTAFLLWVAAESVFNLKVEERGVFVIGMTFFMMIVPVVVYGVLRGMTPNLQ; encoded by the coding sequence ATGTATAAGGAAATTATCAAAAAGATCATTTTATTACTGGCAAAACCTGAAGTTGCATGGCCTCAATTTATGAGGGAGGGTTTTACTAATAAGCAGATTTTGAAGCAGTTTTGTTATCCGTTGATGGGAGTAGCATCTGTTTTGAAAATAATTCAGGAGGCGATATTTCATCGTCACCCGGCTTACCCCATTCATGTCTTGATTGTACATGGTTTGGTTTATTTCGGTTCTTTGTTGGCGTCATTTTACCTTCTTCAGTATATTTTGAAGATTCTGATGCAGAAAAGATATAACATTACACCGACAAAAGAACAGTCTTCTATTGTGATTGGATACGGTCTTGTGATCGTGTTTTTGCTGTTCGTTGCAACGGCGGTTATGCCCAGCTTTTTCTTCCTCTGGATTTTCTATTTGTACACGGCGTTTTTACTTTGGGTAGCAGCAGAATCTGTTTTTAACCTTAAGGTTGAAGAACGTGGCGTTTTTGTAATCGGGATGACATTTTTTATGATGATCGTGCCGGTGGTGGTTTATGGAGTGCTTAGAGGTATGACTCCCAATCTTCAGTAA
- the smpB gene encoding SsrA-binding protein SmpB, whose amino-acid sequence MHKASNISVKNRRAFFDYELTDFFVAGIQLFGTEIKAIREGKAGLSDSYCIFINNELWVKNMHIAEYSFGTFANHEARRERKLLLTKKELAKLVRATKETGFTIIPTKLFINEKGLAKLELAVARGKKSYDKRQTLKEKEDKRQMDRASKKSI is encoded by the coding sequence ATGCATAAAGCTTCCAATATTTCGGTAAAAAACAGGCGCGCATTTTTTGATTACGAGCTGACTGATTTTTTCGTGGCAGGCATTCAATTGTTTGGCACTGAAATTAAGGCAATTCGTGAGGGAAAGGCAGGTTTGTCCGATTCTTATTGCATTTTCATCAACAATGAGCTGTGGGTGAAGAATATGCATATTGCAGAATATTCTTTTGGTACATTTGCCAATCATGAAGCCCGCAGGGAGCGAAAATTGCTCCTGACAAAAAAAGAGTTGGCAAAATTGGTGAGAGCGACGAAAGAAACCGGATTCACCATTATTCCAACCAAGCTGTTTATCAACGAAAAAGGTCTGGCAAAGCTCGAACTTGCTGTGGCCAGGGGTAAAAAGAGTTATGATAAACGCCAGACTTTGAAGGAAAAAGAAGATAAACGCCAGATGGACAGGGCGTCTAAAAAATCGATTTAA
- a CDS encoding ABC transporter permease, with product MNLPFFIAKRIHFGSDNKLRVSKPAVRIAMWGIAIGLAVMIITVAIVLGFKQEVRNKVVGFGSHIQITRFDNNSTYEMRPLLISDSMENALKAIQGVEHLQKFVTKAGIIKTEDDFQGVVFKGVDRQFDWKFFTQNMVDGKPLAATDTAPSNQVVISKKIADIMHLKTHDSFIAYFIQDRIKAKKFVVSGIYSTNFGQYDKLFILADIKAVQRLNGWQPREVSGMEITINDFNQLDSAGDRVYTKVANRFDENGAPYYSQTIKDINPQLFAWLGLFDMNVWVILGLMMAVSGFVMISGLLILILERTNMIGILKALGSTNWMIRKIFLYHSCFLIGKGMLLGNLIGLSFCLIQKYTGLIPLDAANYYVSSVPILLNIPSIILLNVGVFLLSTFILVAPSYLITKINPASAIRYE from the coding sequence GTGAACTTACCTTTTTTTATAGCAAAACGAATACATTTCGGAAGTGATAATAAGCTGCGGGTATCAAAACCGGCGGTGCGCATTGCCATGTGGGGCATTGCCATCGGTCTTGCAGTTATGATCATTACGGTAGCTATTGTTTTGGGTTTTAAACAAGAGGTTAGAAATAAAGTGGTTGGTTTCGGCTCGCATATTCAGATTACACGGTTTGATAATAATTCTACGTATGAAATGCGCCCGTTGCTTATATCCGACTCGATGGAGAATGCGCTGAAGGCTATTCAGGGTGTTGAGCATCTGCAAAAGTTCGTGACGAAAGCGGGCATCATAAAAACAGAGGATGATTTTCAGGGCGTGGTCTTCAAGGGTGTCGACCGGCAATTTGACTGGAAGTTCTTTACGCAAAATATGGTGGATGGGAAACCTCTTGCAGCTACCGACACTGCGCCATCGAATCAGGTAGTAATCTCAAAGAAGATTGCCGATATAATGCATCTGAAAACACACGATAGTTTCATTGCCTACTTTATACAGGATCGCATCAAGGCAAAGAAATTTGTGGTTTCGGGCATATACTCGACCAACTTCGGACAATACGACAAACTCTTTATTTTGGCCGATATTAAAGCGGTGCAACGCCTTAACGGATGGCAACCCCGTGAGGTAAGCGGCATGGAAATTACGATCAATGATTTTAATCAGCTTGACAGTGCCGGCGATCGTGTTTATACGAAAGTAGCCAACCGTTTTGATGAAAATGGAGCGCCTTACTATTCGCAGACAATCAAGGATATCAACCCCCAATTGTTTGCCTGGTTAGGGTTGTTTGACATGAATGTATGGGTGATTTTAGGCCTGATGATGGCGGTTTCAGGCTTCGTTATGATATCGGGACTGCTGATTCTGATTCTGGAGCGCACAAATATGATAGGCATTCTGAAAGCGCTAGGCTCAACCAACTGGATGATTCGTAAGATTTTCCTTTATCATTCCTGTTTCCTCATCGGAAAAGGGATGCTGCTGGGTAATTTAATCGGGCTAAGCTTTTGTCTGATCCAGAAATATACCGGACTTATTCCTCTCGATGCCGCCAATTATTATGTCTCTTCGGTGCCTATTTTGCTAAACATTCCGTCGATAATATTGCTCAATGTTGGCGTTTTTCTCTTGTCGACATTTATTCTGGTTGCACCGTCTTATCTTATCACAAAAATTAATCCTGCATCAGCTATTCGATACGAATAA
- the metH gene encoding methionine synthase has product MQLKDVIQNRILILDGAMGTMIQRYKLTEEQYRGELFAGVSIPQKGNNDLLCLTQPDIISTIHRQYLEAGADIIETNTFNAQAISMADYGMEAQVRTINLEGAKLARRLADEFTAKNPDKPRFVAGSVGPTNKTASLSPDVNNPAFRSVTFNDLTVAYQEQIEALLEGGVDAIFIETIFDTLNAKAAICAANLAMEKTGIKAALMLSATVADKSGRTLSGQTIRAFLASISHADLLSVGLNCSFGARDLKPYLEELSDFAPWYVSAHPNAGLPNRFGAYDETPDMMAEQIKEYLDEGLVNIIGGCCGTTPDHIAKYYALVEGKKIRKPVPESTNTCLSGLESLEITHENNFVNIGERCNVAGSRKFLRLIAEKKYEEAVSIARQQVEDGAQIIDVNMDDAMLETKEEMVTFLNYLMSEPDAAKLPIMIDSSKWDVIEAGLQCLQGKAVVNSISLKEGEEVFLHHARTIRQYGAATVVMAFDEKGQADTFERRIEICGRAYKILTEKAGFPPQDIIFDPNVLAIATGIEEHNRYAIDFIRTTEWIKQNLPYAKVSGGVSNLSFSFRGNNTVREAMHSVFLYYAIQAGMDMGIVNAGMLQVYESIDKELLERVEDVIFDRRPDSTERLIELAEKIKADSSNETIEKKEDEWRTRSLQERLSYCLIKGIGQHLEEDLAEALTVYENPLTIIEEPLMDGMNTVGDLFGQGKMFLPQVVKTARTMKQAVAILQPHIEAHQSGQAVQKAGKIVLATVKGDVHDIGKNIVGVIMACNNFEVVDLGVMVPTDRIIQAAIDAKADVIGLSGLITPSLEEMCHVAAAMQKAGLNIPLMIGGATTSKIHTAVKIAPNYTNNVVVYSRDASLGVSYLGKLVNKQTYAEFAAFIRDEQEKMVTKEVKTPLLPLADAKKNALNINWSNFTPLRPVQFDRQTLDISIDTLFPYIDWRFFFKAWRITGSYPGIENIHECPSCEQAWINSFPSEDQDKAREALKLFRDATRLLNILSTKGIKAKAVVSFYEANATDNRDALIIRSNGQTTALPVLRQQAVKPDGHNLSLADFLLPEKENRTDYLGAFATSVASAEQIAKEYAAQGDDYSALLIQSISDRIAEAAAEWLHLQVRCQFWGYAKNEALSKEEILKEHYQGIRPAVGYPSLPDLSLIFDLNKLLNLSEIGISLTENGAMSPNASVCGLLFAHPQSSYFMVGKIDDEQRKNYAAQRGITVEESTKWLPR; this is encoded by the coding sequence ATGCAATTGAAAGACGTAATACAGAATCGCATTCTCATTCTTGATGGAGCAATGGGAACGATGATTCAACGCTATAAACTCACCGAAGAGCAATACAGAGGAGAGCTCTTTGCCGGTGTTTCCATTCCACAAAAGGGGAATAACGACCTGCTTTGCCTCACGCAACCGGACATCATTTCGACCATACACCGTCAATATCTGGAAGCTGGAGCCGACATCATAGAAACCAACACGTTTAATGCTCAGGCTATCTCGATGGCCGATTACGGCATGGAAGCGCAGGTACGCACTATCAATCTGGAAGGTGCCAAACTGGCGCGTCGTCTGGCGGATGAGTTTACCGCAAAAAATCCTGACAAGCCCCGTTTTGTAGCCGGTTCGGTTGGACCGACGAATAAAACGGCCTCTCTTTCACCGGATGTGAATAACCCGGCTTTCCGTAGCGTAACCTTCAACGATCTGACGGTTGCCTATCAGGAACAGATCGAAGCACTGCTCGAAGGCGGCGTGGATGCCATTTTCATCGAAACCATTTTCGACACACTCAATGCCAAAGCAGCAATTTGTGCCGCCAACCTCGCGATGGAAAAAACCGGCATTAAAGCAGCCCTGATGCTCTCTGCAACGGTAGCCGACAAGAGCGGACGTACCCTCTCGGGGCAAACCATCCGTGCTTTTCTGGCTTCCATCTCTCATGCCGATCTGCTCTCGGTGGGGCTCAACTGTTCATTTGGTGCCCGCGACCTGAAACCATACCTCGAAGAGTTGTCGGACTTTGCGCCCTGGTATGTAAGCGCGCATCCCAACGCCGGACTACCCAATCGTTTCGGAGCGTACGACGAGACACCCGACATGATGGCCGAACAGATCAAAGAATACCTCGACGAAGGACTGGTGAATATCATCGGTGGATGTTGCGGCACAACCCCCGATCACATTGCAAAATATTATGCGTTGGTTGAAGGCAAAAAGATAAGGAAACCGGTTCCGGAATCCACCAATACCTGTCTTTCGGGATTAGAATCATTGGAGATTACTCATGAAAATAACTTCGTCAACATCGGCGAACGATGCAACGTGGCCGGATCGCGCAAGTTTTTGCGGTTGATCGCCGAAAAAAAATACGAAGAGGCAGTAAGTATTGCCCGTCAGCAGGTGGAAGATGGTGCGCAAATCATCGACGTGAATATGGATGATGCCATGCTCGAAACCAAAGAAGAGATGGTAACGTTCCTCAACTACCTGATGTCGGAACCGGATGCCGCCAAGCTCCCCATCATGATAGACTCCTCGAAATGGGACGTGATCGAAGCCGGCCTGCAATGCCTGCAAGGAAAAGCGGTGGTCAACTCCATCAGCCTGAAAGAGGGCGAAGAGGTGTTTTTGCATCATGCCCGTACCATTCGTCAATACGGAGCCGCCACTGTGGTGATGGCTTTCGACGAAAAAGGCCAGGCCGACACCTTCGAGCGCCGCATCGAGATTTGCGGACGCGCCTATAAAATATTAACCGAAAAGGCGGGCTTTCCGCCTCAGGACATCATCTTCGATCCGAATGTATTGGCCATTGCCACCGGCATCGAAGAGCACAACCGTTATGCCATCGACTTTATTCGCACAACGGAATGGATCAAGCAGAACCTACCGTATGCGAAAGTGAGCGGAGGGGTTAGCAATCTCTCGTTTTCGTTCCGCGGCAACAACACGGTGCGTGAAGCGATGCACTCGGTATTTCTCTATTATGCCATCCAGGCCGGGATGGACATGGGCATTGTGAATGCCGGTATGTTGCAGGTATACGAATCGATCGACAAAGAGTTGCTCGAACGGGTGGAAGATGTGATCTTCGATCGGCGACCCGACTCCACCGAACGACTAATCGAACTGGCCGAAAAAATCAAAGCCGACAGCAGCAACGAAACCATCGAAAAGAAAGAGGATGAATGGCGTACCCGCTCGTTACAGGAGCGGCTTTCATACTGCCTGATTAAAGGCATCGGTCAACACCTCGAAGAGGATCTGGCTGAAGCGCTGACCGTTTACGAAAATCCGCTGACCATTATCGAAGAACCGTTGATGGATGGCATGAACACCGTGGGCGATCTCTTCGGACAGGGTAAGATGTTTTTACCGCAGGTGGTAAAGACAGCCCGCACCATGAAACAGGCCGTCGCCATTTTGCAGCCACACATCGAGGCGCACCAAAGCGGACAGGCCGTACAAAAAGCCGGCAAAATTGTATTGGCAACGGTCAAAGGCGATGTGCACGACATCGGCAAAAACATTGTAGGAGTGATTATGGCCTGCAACAACTTCGAGGTAGTCGATCTCGGTGTAATGGTACCCACCGACCGCATTATTCAGGCGGCAATTGACGCAAAAGCGGATGTGATAGGACTCAGCGGATTGATTACTCCTTCGCTGGAAGAGATGTGTCACGTAGCTGCCGCCATGCAAAAAGCCGGGCTCAACATTCCGTTGATGATCGGCGGTGCCACTACATCAAAAATACATACGGCCGTAAAGATAGCCCCCAACTACACCAACAACGTGGTGGTCTATTCACGCGATGCTTCACTGGGTGTCTCTTATTTGGGAAAACTGGTCAACAAACAAACCTATGCCGAATTTGCCGCCTTTATCCGCGATGAACAGGAGAAGATGGTTACAAAAGAGGTAAAAACGCCGCTTCTGCCGTTGGCCGATGCAAAGAAGAACGCGTTGAATATCAACTGGAGCAATTTCACACCGCTGCGTCCTGTACAATTCGACCGTCAAACACTCGACATCTCCATCGACACGTTGTTTCCTTATATCGACTGGAGGTTCTTCTTTAAGGCATGGCGCATCACCGGCAGTTACCCCGGCATTGAAAACATTCACGAATGTCCTTCGTGCGAACAAGCATGGATCAACAGTTTTCCGTCCGAAGATCAGGACAAGGCTCGTGAAGCACTGAAACTGTTCCGCGACGCTACCCGCCTGCTCAATATTCTCAGCACAAAAGGGATAAAAGCCAAAGCTGTGGTATCATTCTACGAAGCCAATGCAACCGACAACCGTGATGCGTTGATTATACGCAGTAATGGACAGACAACTGCCTTACCGGTACTTCGTCAGCAAGCGGTAAAACCCGATGGACATAACCTCTCTCTGGCAGACTTCCTGTTGCCCGAAAAAGAAAACCGTACCGACTATCTCGGCGCTTTTGCCACATCGGTTGCCAGTGCCGAGCAGATTGCAAAAGAGTATGCTGCGCAGGGCGACGACTACTCAGCATTACTTATCCAGTCCATCTCCGACCGTATAGCCGAAGCTGCTGCCGAATGGTTGCACCTGCAGGTTCGTTGTCAGTTCTGGGGATATGCCAAAAACGAAGCGTTGAGTAAAGAAGAAATTTTAAAAGAACATTATCAGGGCATTCGTCCGGCAGTGGGCTATCCTTCCCTGCCCGATCTTTCGTTGATTTTCGACCTCAACAAGCTGCTGAATCTCTCCGAAATCGGCATTTCACTTACCGAAAACGGAGCCATGAGTCCCAACGCATCGGTTTGCGGCCTGCTCTTTGCTCATCCGCAGTCGAGCTATTTCATGGTTGGCAAAATAGATGACGAACAACGCAAAAACTACGCAGCGCAACGGGGCATCACTGTAGAAGAGTCGACCAAATGGTTGCCAAGATAA
- a CDS encoding polysaccharide deacetylase family protein, with protein sequence MEILIYTSQITSRIRYITDYIFHDYLLLNCVLTDSTDEFRNSSAIKMSYGTSPLGDELFVAQHPLLLETGLCEQNIDVFQYNGMPAFFGTNTECSPFPFDVFAASFYLITRYEEYLPHSTDKFGRYSPKNALAIKENFLDQPLVNLWAKTLLSELQKRYPSVEFPKREFDFLPTYDIDQPYAYLHRSFAVNLGGLLKSLIKSHFREAKNRFLMMIRYRKDQYDTYGFQFALQQQFGFKTCYFVLCALRKGKYERSLACDSRHVKKLMQKLGQHGKVGIHPSFASDSDAAKIRKEISKFSGLVNNEIEISRQHYLKLKMPQTYRSLIANGIKADYSMGYASRPGFRASVCTPFKWFDLSVNEVTPLVVYPFAYMDGTLNYHMQLSRMDAELLIQRLINNVRAVDGLFVSLWHNSSLSNSGKWHGWRSVYKHSIEYAASLCDVKEEK encoded by the coding sequence ATGGAGATATTGATATACACTTCGCAGATAACTTCCCGAATCCGTTATATCACGGATTATATCTTTCACGATTATCTTTTGCTGAATTGTGTCCTGACGGATTCAACGGATGAATTCAGAAACAGTTCGGCCATAAAAATGTCGTACGGTACATCTCCGCTGGGTGATGAGCTGTTCGTGGCACAGCATCCTCTGTTGTTGGAGACAGGTTTATGCGAACAGAATATTGACGTTTTTCAATATAATGGGATGCCTGCATTTTTTGGAACGAATACAGAATGCTCTCCATTTCCTTTCGATGTTTTTGCTGCGTCGTTTTATCTGATAACACGCTATGAAGAATATCTTCCGCATTCGACTGATAAATTTGGTCGTTATTCACCCAAAAATGCACTAGCAATAAAGGAAAACTTTCTCGACCAACCTCTGGTTAATCTTTGGGCAAAGACATTGCTGTCCGAACTGCAAAAGCGCTATCCGTCTGTTGAATTTCCAAAACGTGAATTTGATTTCTTGCCGACGTACGATATAGATCAACCGTATGCTTATCTTCACCGGAGTTTTGCGGTTAATTTGGGCGGTTTACTGAAAAGTTTGATTAAAAGCCATTTCAGAGAGGCTAAAAATCGATTCTTGATGATGATACGCTATCGTAAAGATCAGTACGATACCTACGGATTTCAGTTTGCTCTCCAGCAACAATTCGGCTTTAAGACTTGCTATTTTGTGCTATGTGCGTTGAGAAAAGGGAAATATGAGCGTTCGTTGGCCTGTGATAGTCGTCATGTCAAAAAACTGATGCAGAAGCTTGGACAACATGGGAAAGTTGGGATTCATCCATCTTTTGCGTCTGATTCTGATGCGGCAAAAATAAGGAAAGAAATATCTAAATTTTCGGGGCTTGTCAATAACGAGATAGAGATAAGTCGGCAGCATTACCTGAAGCTAAAGATGCCTCAGACCTATCGTTCATTAATTGCAAACGGTATTAAAGCCGATTACTCGATGGGATATGCAAGCCGTCCGGGTTTTCGGGCTTCGGTTTGTACGCCTTTTAAGTGGTTTGACCTTTCGGTAAATGAAGTTACTCCGCTGGTTGTATATCCGTTTGCCTACATGGATGGTACTCTCAATTATCATATGCAGTTGTCGCGTATGGATGCCGAACTATTGATTCAGCGTCTGATAAATAATGTCAGGGCTGTAGATGGGTTGTTTGTCAGTTTATGGCATAACAGCTCCCTTAGTAATTCCGGCAAATGGCATGGCTGGAGATCTGTTTATAAACATTCGATCGAGTATGCGGCATCTTTGTGTGATGTAAAAGAAGAAAAGTAG
- a CDS encoding pyridoxal phosphate-dependent aminotransferase has product MPKISGRGFAMPQSPIRKLVPLADKAKARGIKVYHLNIGQPDLPTPQVALDALKDIDLKIFEYSPSDGLRSLREKLVKYYAKYKINVSVEDIIITTGGSEAVNIAFLSCLDPDDEIIVPEPAYANYTAFAIGSGAIVRPVVSSIDEGFCLPPVEQFEELITPRTKGIMICNPNNPTGYLYTQKELNHIRDIVKKHDLFLFSDEVYREFCYTGAPYISAFHLKGIENNVVLIDSVSKRYSECGIRVGALVTKNEEVKKSAMKFCQARLSPPLIGQIIAEASMDASDEYMLDVYNEYVERRKYMIDELNRIPGVYSPIPMGAFYTVARLPIDDSDKFCEWLLSTFEYEGQTVMMAPASGFYTNKGVGRNEVRLAYVLQKDELAKALFVLRKALEAYPGRTI; this is encoded by the coding sequence ATGCCAAAAATTTCAGGACGGGGCTTTGCAATGCCTCAATCGCCAATACGTAAACTGGTGCCTTTGGCAGATAAAGCTAAAGCTCGCGGTATCAAGGTGTATCATCTCAATATCGGCCAGCCCGATCTGCCTACACCCCAAGTCGCGCTTGATGCGTTGAAGGACATCGACTTGAAAATTTTTGAATATTCTCCCAGCGACGGGCTCAGAAGTCTTCGTGAAAAGCTGGTGAAGTATTACGCGAAATATAAGATTAATGTTTCGGTAGAAGATATTATCATCACAACCGGTGGGTCGGAAGCCGTAAATATTGCATTCCTTTCTTGTCTCGACCCTGATGATGAGATTATTGTGCCGGAACCTGCTTACGCAAACTACACAGCGTTTGCAATTGGTAGCGGAGCAATTGTTCGTCCTGTTGTTTCTTCTATTGACGAAGGTTTTTGCCTTCCTCCGGTAGAACAATTTGAGGAACTGATAACTCCCCGTACAAAGGGGATTATGATATGTAATCCGAACAATCCTACCGGTTATCTCTACACCCAGAAAGAACTCAATCATATTCGTGATATTGTCAAAAAACATGATCTCTTCCTCTTCTCAGACGAAGTTTACCGTGAATTTTGTTATACCGGAGCTCCGTATATTTCTGCGTTCCACTTGAAGGGAATTGAGAATAATGTTGTTCTTATTGATTCTGTCTCGAAACGATACAGCGAGTGTGGAATTCGCGTCGGAGCGTTGGTTACCAAAAATGAAGAGGTGAAAAAGAGCGCCATGAAGTTCTGTCAGGCACGTTTGAGTCCGCCTCTTATCGGGCAGATTATAGCGGAGGCTTCGATGGACGCTTCGGATGAATATATGCTTGACGTTTACAACGAATATGTGGAGCGCCGTAAGTATATGATTGACGAGTTGAACCGTATCCCAGGTGTTTACTCTCCGATTCCGATGGGTGCATTTTATACTGTTGCACGTTTGCCGATCGACGATTCGGATAAATTTTGCGAATGGTTGCTGTCCACTTTTGAATATGAAGGACAAACCGTGATGATGGCTCCCGCTTCCGGGTTTTATACTAATAAAGGCGTTGGGCGCAACGAGGTTCGTTTGGCCTATGTACTTCAGAAAGACGAACTGGCAAAAGCTCTGTTTGTCCTCCGAAAAGCACTCGAGGCTTATCCGGGGAGAACAATATAA
- the ahcY gene encoding adenosylhomocysteinase, with translation MIQEQLFSGLPYKVADISLADFGRKEIILAEKEMPGLMALREKYGNEKPLKGARIMGSLHMTIQTAVLIETLAALGAEVRWASCNIYSTQDHAAAAIADAGIPVFAWKGETLAEYWWCTLQALVFEGNKGPNVIVDDGGDATMMIHVGNDAEKDASVLDKAVGGEDERELYAILKEVLKKDTSLWTRMIPEIRGVSEETTTGVHRLYQMLEEGKLLFPAFNVNDSVTKSKFDNLYGCRESLADGIKRATDIMLAGKVVVVCGYGDVGKGCAHSMRTYGARVLVTEIDPICALQAAMEGFEVTTVEYALVEGDIYVTTTGNRDIIRIEHIEKMKNAAIICNIGHFDNEIQVDKLKTFPGIKHENIKPQVDKYIFPDGHFILLLADGRLVNLGCATGHPSFVMSNSFTNQTLAQIELFTNNYEVNVYRLPKKLDEEVARLHLEKIGVKLTRLTPEQASYIGVSQDGPFKPEHYRY, from the coding sequence ATGATACAGGAACAATTATTTTCGGGACTACCTTATAAGGTTGCCGATATATCGCTGGCTGATTTCGGCCGCAAAGAAATAATTCTTGCAGAAAAAGAAATGCCTGGTTTGATGGCATTACGTGAGAAATATGGCAACGAAAAACCCCTGAAAGGTGCACGCATCATGGGGTCGCTCCATATGACCATCCAAACAGCAGTTTTGATTGAAACACTGGCTGCATTGGGTGCTGAAGTGCGCTGGGCAAGCTGCAACATTTATTCTACACAGGATCATGCCGCCGCTGCTATTGCTGATGCCGGAATTCCGGTTTTTGCATGGAAAGGCGAAACATTGGCAGAATACTGGTGGTGCACTTTACAGGCGCTTGTTTTTGAAGGCAACAAAGGACCAAACGTGATTGTGGACGATGGTGGTGATGCTACCATGATGATTCACGTCGGAAATGACGCAGAAAAAGATGCTTCGGTTCTCGACAAAGCTGTCGGCGGCGAAGACGAACGCGAACTCTACGCAATATTAAAAGAAGTGCTAAAAAAAGACACTTCTCTCTGGACCCGCATGATTCCTGAAATTCGCGGTGTATCGGAAGAAACGACTACCGGTGTTCATCGTTTGTATCAAATGCTGGAAGAAGGCAAACTTCTGTTCCCTGCATTCAACGTAAACGACTCTGTCACAAAATCCAAGTTCGATAACCTTTATGGCTGCCGCGAATCATTGGCCGACGGTATCAAGCGTGCCACGGACATCATGCTGGCAGGTAAAGTGGTGGTAGTTTGCGGTTATGGCGACGTGGGCAAAGGTTGTGCACACTCTATGCGCACCTACGGAGCCCGTGTTTTGGTAACCGAAATCGACCCGATCTGCGCATTGCAGGCGGCTATGGAAGGTTTTGAAGTAACTACAGTTGAATATGCTTTGGTCGAAGGTGACATTTACGTGACCACTACCGGCAACCGCGATATTATCCGCATCGAGCACATCGAAAAGATGAAGAACGCAGCTATCATCTGTAACATCGGTCACTTCGACAACGAAATCCAGGTAGATAAATTAAAAACGTTCCCCGGCATCAAACACGAAAATATCAAACCTCAGGTAGATAAATATATCTTTCCTGACGGTCACTTTATACTATTATTGGCCGATGGCCGTTTAGTAAATCTGGGTTGTGCTACCGGACACCCTTCCTTTGTAATGAGTAATTCGTTTACCAACCAGACATTGGCGCAAATAGAACTATTCACCAACAACTACGAAGTGAATGTATACCGTTTACCTAAAAAACTCGACGAAGAAGTTGCCCGCCTGCATCTCGAAAAAATCGGCGTTAAACTGACCCGCCTGACCCCCGAACAAGCAAGCTATATCGGGGTTTCGCAAGACGGACCATTCAAACCGGAGCACTACAGATATTAA
- a CDS encoding DUF5606 family protein — translation MLKKILSVSGKPGLFKLISQGKNMMIIESLVDKKRGPALAHDRVVSLGDISIYTDSDELPLRAVFANIKEKEAGNKASIDPKADGNALRSYFGEVVPDFDKDRVHTSDIKKIISWYNLLIENELTDFAAAEEEKAAEA, via the coding sequence ATGCTTAAGAAGATTTTATCTGTATCTGGAAAACCCGGTTTGTTCAAACTGATTTCGCAAGGAAAAAATATGATGATTATCGAGTCGTTGGTCGACAAAAAAAGAGGTCCTGCCCTGGCTCATGATCGCGTGGTTTCTCTTGGCGATATCTCCATCTATACCGACAGCGATGAACTGCCGTTGAGAGCCGTATTTGCCAACATCAAGGAAAAAGAGGCCGGCAACAAAGCTTCTATCGATCCAAAAGCTGACGGAAACGCTTTACGCAGTTATTTCGGCGAAGTCGTTCCCGATTTTGACAAAGATCGTGTACACACTTCGGATATTAAAAAAATCATCAGCTGGTACAACCTTTTGATTGAAAACGAACTGACTGATTTTGCAGCAGCAGAGGAAGAAAAAGCTGCCGAAGCATAA